A DNA window from Pontimonas salivibrio contains the following coding sequences:
- a CDS encoding galactokinase, which translates to MDTLGDIRDDTRAGFRAIYGKDPHGLWSAPGVMRLIGDHTEYADGHTLCLALDVRTVVALGVREDRTIRVASVDQDEIAEISLDDLDSESLEGWPQYPLGTAWAMGQFGADLQAVPGVDLYIDSDVPTRVRMGSSVALTVAVALALRDAWQIDADLGQLARICNLSESLAAGEDVGLGPILASLAGNADQGVLVDGRSKDFENVPLGLQTHDHTLMLVHTHAEPRPLPPLAERLQAIEHVADALSVPSLREAQAVDMKQLVSNKSVDSQELALATHAVKENVRVLEVVRTLREDGPEAIGQIFADSHQSLADAFGAHTLDVDLAVSIALDNGASAARLLGHRTSGSVVALVPNDALSRISQALDTGFSEHGLATPDVVIVNPSDHATRH; encoded by the coding sequence GTGGACACTCTGGGCGATATCCGAGATGACACCCGAGCTGGGTTCCGCGCAATTTACGGAAAAGACCCGCACGGTCTGTGGTCGGCACCTGGCGTCATGCGCCTCATTGGCGATCACACCGAATATGCCGACGGTCACACCCTGTGCCTGGCACTGGATGTGCGCACGGTGGTGGCCCTCGGAGTTCGAGAGGACCGCACAATCCGTGTCGCCAGTGTCGACCAAGACGAAATTGCCGAAATTTCTTTGGACGACTTGGACTCTGAGTCTCTAGAAGGTTGGCCACAGTACCCCCTGGGTACCGCGTGGGCCATGGGGCAATTCGGTGCGGACCTTCAGGCCGTACCCGGGGTGGACCTTTACATCGATTCTGATGTTCCCACCCGCGTGCGGATGGGTTCCTCTGTGGCACTCACAGTGGCCGTTGCTCTTGCGTTGCGGGACGCCTGGCAAATCGATGCTGACCTGGGCCAGCTGGCCCGGATCTGCAACCTTTCCGAATCTCTTGCGGCAGGCGAAGATGTCGGCCTTGGCCCCATCCTCGCCTCCCTGGCCGGCAACGCCGACCAGGGAGTCCTTGTCGATGGGCGCAGTAAAGATTTCGAAAACGTGCCACTTGGTTTACAAACCCATGACCACACCCTGATGTTGGTCCACACCCACGCTGAACCTCGGCCGCTCCCACCGCTCGCCGAACGACTACAAGCCATCGAACATGTCGCCGATGCCCTGAGCGTTCCCTCACTTCGAGAAGCGCAGGCAGTCGACATGAAGCAGCTTGTCAGTAACAAGAGTGTGGACTCCCAGGAATTGGCATTAGCCACACACGCGGTGAAAGAAAATGTCCGGGTGTTAGAAGTGGTGCGCACACTTCGTGAAGACGGCCCTGAAGCAATCGGCCAAATTTTTGCCGACTCACACCAGTCTCTAGCGGACGCATTTGGGGCACACACGCTCGATGTTGACCTTGCCGTCAGTATCGCCTTGGATAACGGCGCCAGTGCCGCGCGGTTGCTTGGCCACCGCACCTCCGGCTCGGTAGTTGCCCTCGTGCCGAACGACGCACTGAGCCGGATCTCTCAAGCCCTTGATACGGGCTTTAGTGAACACGGCCTTGCGACACCCGATGTGGTGATTGTGAACCCCAGCGATCACGCGACCCGTCACTAA
- a CDS encoding DUF2834 domain-containing protein, whose protein sequence is MTMTRAQRSRFWFYLFVAIAGLITAWVFNGLAVMGGATSSDYVEAWFTSSLDWVLSLDLLVVAVAGSAFILLEGKRLGMRYLWAYILVSGVTAFAFTFPLFLAMRERALSKRPADSSQEASPLGSSGVN, encoded by the coding sequence ATGACAATGACACGTGCACAGCGTTCTCGCTTCTGGTTTTACCTATTCGTCGCCATCGCGGGTTTGATTACCGCATGGGTGTTTAACGGCCTTGCCGTCATGGGTGGTGCGACCAGCAGTGACTATGTGGAGGCGTGGTTTACCAGCTCGCTCGACTGGGTCCTTTCCCTCGATTTGTTAGTTGTCGCCGTCGCCGGTTCGGCTTTTATTTTGCTGGAGGGCAAGAGGCTAGGGATGCGCTACCTCTGGGCTTACATCTTAGTTTCCGGGGTTACCGCCTTCGCGTTCACCTTCCCACTCTTTCTCGCCATGCGAGAAAGAGCACTATCCAAGCGTCCCGCAGACTCCAGCCAAGAGGCGAGCCCACTAGGCAGCTCAGGAGTGAACTGA
- a CDS encoding DNA-directed RNA polymerase subunit beta, which translates to MTDRPHKPVSMAPWRLEASGSEEDAIWRLHPERRLAIAHDTAQLLVRGVDGGNSSDTLERLNTFVDREGVDTLAELWAGADSVSLPGALWRLFRIREQVRSRPDVIGEVVQRGLDALDTIDPVVVGAEEPVTASGVGEIIDQVLRGGFSGNLAPALERASALARVIAAGLLHWPSADEHSEHEVALRSLSWGVVATELADCAKREKNGQLR; encoded by the coding sequence ATGACGGATCGCCCCCACAAGCCTGTGTCGATGGCGCCGTGGCGTTTAGAAGCCTCAGGAAGTGAGGAGGACGCCATCTGGCGCCTTCACCCTGAGCGGCGCCTTGCCATTGCCCACGACACGGCCCAACTGCTTGTGCGAGGTGTGGATGGCGGAAACTCTTCCGACACCCTGGAGCGCTTAAACACTTTTGTGGACCGTGAAGGTGTGGATACTTTGGCGGAATTGTGGGCAGGTGCTGATTCAGTGAGTCTGCCGGGCGCACTGTGGCGACTTTTTCGTATCCGAGAACAGGTTCGCTCCAGGCCGGACGTGATCGGTGAAGTGGTGCAACGCGGACTCGATGCATTGGACACGATTGACCCGGTTGTTGTGGGTGCCGAGGAGCCTGTGACAGCTTCTGGGGTGGGAGAAATCATCGACCAGGTGTTACGCGGTGGCTTTAGTGGGAACCTTGCTCCGGCCCTCGAGCGGGCTTCCGCATTAGCGCGCGTCATTGCCGCGGGCCTGTTGCATTGGCCATCAGCCGACGAGCACAGCGAACACGAAGTGGCTCTCAGGAGCCTCTCTTGGGGCGTGGTGGCAACAGAGCTTGCTGATTGCGCCAAGCGCGAAAAAAACGGCCAGCTTCGCTAG
- a CDS encoding glycosyltransferase translates to MTPTPDTTDRRPLKVVFVAAHDSLGGAARAAYRVFDAIRTHFPDRIDITFRVIHKTRDDEQIVGGKASRSRLEYAQYFLRTRFRKYLPRKPFISPNTLLHSQALYPTGLGREINRMTPDVILLGWLGNATLSIAEVGRLRAPVVWRLSDMWMFSGAEHYTDTGRYRVGYSKASRPPGESGPDIDRETFRRKRRQWKKPSHVVALTRWLEREAKSSVLSATRPTHVIPVPMDTGFWAPTDQKKARNSFGIEQDAVVVMFGAGNGTSQPHKGAGLLFDALPLLKSLHAASGDTRPLRAIVFGEDGPTREVGGVPVQFLGRLDDEGLRRAYSAADVFVVPSRLEAFGQVAAEAQCCGTPVVAFDNSGLADVVEDRVTGALAQAFDPQSLADAIHWVIEDSERTSTLGAAATERARRLWDPKTVAESYVAVLEQAAAEKN, encoded by the coding sequence GTGACGCCAACACCCGACACCACTGACAGACGACCCCTCAAGGTCGTCTTTGTTGCCGCCCATGACAGTTTGGGCGGTGCGGCACGAGCCGCTTACCGGGTGTTTGATGCGATCAGGACCCATTTCCCTGACCGCATCGACATTACGTTTAGGGTGATCCATAAAACCCGCGACGACGAACAGATTGTGGGAGGAAAAGCTTCCAGAAGTCGGCTGGAATACGCACAATATTTTCTTCGCACCAGGTTTCGAAAATACCTCCCCAGGAAACCTTTTATCTCACCAAACACCCTGTTGCACTCTCAAGCCCTTTACCCAACGGGTTTGGGGCGAGAAATTAACAGGATGACACCCGATGTCATCCTGTTGGGCTGGCTGGGTAATGCGACCCTGTCAATTGCCGAGGTGGGTCGACTTCGCGCACCCGTGGTTTGGCGGCTATCCGATATGTGGATGTTTTCTGGCGCTGAGCACTACACCGACACGGGACGCTACCGGGTGGGGTATTCGAAAGCATCCAGGCCCCCCGGCGAATCAGGACCCGACATTGATCGGGAAACATTTCGTCGAAAGCGTCGGCAGTGGAAAAAGCCTTCTCACGTGGTCGCATTGACCCGCTGGTTAGAGCGGGAGGCGAAGTCGAGTGTGCTGAGCGCCACGCGGCCCACTCACGTCATACCTGTTCCGATGGATACCGGGTTTTGGGCACCCACTGACCAAAAAAAGGCGAGAAACAGCTTCGGCATCGAACAAGACGCCGTGGTCGTCATGTTCGGAGCCGGCAATGGGACCAGCCAACCCCACAAAGGCGCCGGTCTACTCTTTGACGCACTTCCCCTCCTGAAGAGCCTGCACGCCGCCTCGGGAGACACAAGGCCGCTTCGGGCAATCGTGTTCGGTGAAGACGGGCCCACCCGGGAGGTAGGCGGCGTTCCCGTCCAGTTCTTAGGGCGACTGGATGACGAGGGGCTGCGCAGGGCGTATTCCGCTGCAGATGTCTTCGTAGTGCCCTCCCGACTAGAAGCCTTCGGCCAGGTTGCTGCGGAAGCGCAATGCTGTGGCACACCCGTTGTGGCATTCGATAATTCCGGCTTGGCAGACGTTGTGGAAGACCGCGTCACGGGAGCCCTTGCGCAGGCTTTTGACCCTCAGTCTCTGGCTGACGCCATCCACTGGGTAATCGAAGATTCAGAGCGCACCTCAACCCTGGGAGCGGCCGCGACCGAACGCGCCCGCCGGTTGTGGGACCCGAAAACTGTGGCCGAGTCCTATGTGGCGGTCCTGGAGCAGGCCGCGGCCGAAAAGAACTAG
- a CDS encoding DUF4864 domain-containing protein, with protein MPSTHLLSFAALGLLVALVGCTPQASVEGDQPLDTPAQVEPERLEQDEPDGEERPTDAEPQEVLSACESSERGQTQTIVQAQTGALGGGDFELAYSYATPGFQSAVSLEQFAGLIAASYQPLLGSADLEFGNCLIDQSATRVALDVVVRTTQGEALGLRYVLLDTEEGWRVDGASDFRLVGTPA; from the coding sequence ATGCCTTCGACACACCTGTTGTCTTTCGCCGCCCTAGGCCTTCTCGTAGCGCTTGTGGGTTGCACTCCGCAAGCCTCAGTGGAGGGCGATCAGCCCCTCGACACACCCGCCCAGGTGGAACCTGAGCGCCTCGAACAGGACGAGCCAGATGGTGAGGAGCGACCCACTGACGCAGAGCCACAAGAAGTCTTGAGTGCGTGTGAAAGTAGCGAGCGAGGGCAGACACAAACCATCGTTCAAGCTCAAACGGGCGCACTGGGTGGCGGTGATTTCGAGCTCGCTTATTCTTATGCGACTCCTGGTTTTCAGTCAGCGGTGTCCCTCGAGCAATTTGCCGGGTTGATTGCTGCCAGCTACCAGCCCCTCTTGGGCAGTGCCGACCTTGAGTTTGGCAACTGCCTCATTGACCAATCCGCCACGAGAGTGGCTCTAGATGTGGTTGTGCGAACAACGCAGGGCGAAGCCTTGGGATTGCGCTACGTGTTACTCGATACCGAAGAGGGTTGGCGGGTTGATGGCGCCAGCGATTTTCGCCTCGTCGGCACCCCTGCATAA
- a CDS encoding NUDIX hydrolase codes for MSKKEKPVVAGGAVCWKRVDGDIKVLLVHRTQHKDVSIPKGKRDPGESIPECAKREILEETGLHVTLGAYLGRVDYTIPSGRDKEVFYWATEVDPGEAERAPFESNNEIFALEWVSLAKASKKLSYPHDADILENFQHLVDSGLERTFPLILLRHGKAMPRENWDGPDHTRPLLQRGLNQAKYQAGGIAAFAPERLVSSPATRCLATIEPIARKTGLDVVTRKRISQDAWEPSAEGPISIVTKTVSKKRPTVLCSHGPVLPQILKAASDISAQGSGRLVEQHLGMSTGEFVVLHFSLETDVPRIVAVEAHRAPED; via the coding sequence GTGAGTAAGAAGGAAAAACCGGTCGTCGCTGGTGGCGCGGTCTGTTGGAAACGCGTCGACGGTGACATCAAGGTTCTCCTGGTTCACCGCACACAACATAAAGACGTCTCCATCCCTAAAGGCAAACGGGACCCCGGTGAGAGCATCCCGGAGTGTGCCAAACGGGAAATTTTGGAAGAAACCGGGCTCCACGTCACCCTCGGCGCCTACCTGGGCCGAGTGGATTACACCATCCCCAGCGGTCGAGATAAAGAAGTGTTTTATTGGGCGACTGAAGTGGACCCGGGCGAGGCTGAGCGTGCACCGTTTGAATCAAACAACGAAATTTTTGCGCTGGAGTGGGTCTCCCTGGCCAAAGCGTCAAAGAAGCTCAGCTACCCCCACGACGCGGATATTTTGGAGAACTTCCAACACTTGGTCGACTCCGGGTTGGAGCGGACCTTTCCGCTGATTTTGCTTCGACACGGCAAAGCCATGCCCAGAGAAAACTGGGACGGCCCCGACCACACCCGACCACTGCTTCAACGCGGTCTCAACCAAGCCAAATATCAAGCAGGCGGAATCGCAGCCTTTGCACCGGAGCGACTGGTCTCCAGCCCCGCCACACGGTGCCTCGCCACCATTGAACCCATCGCCAGGAAGACCGGTCTCGATGTGGTGACCAGAAAACGCATCAGTCAGGACGCCTGGGAACCAAGCGCTGAAGGCCCGATCAGCATTGTCACCAAAACGGTGTCGAAAAAACGCCCCACCGTGCTGTGCTCACACGGCCCCGTATTACCCCAAATTCTTAAAGCGGCCAGCGATATCAGCGCCCAAGGCTCAGGTCGACTGGTCGAGCAACACCTCGGGATGAGCACCGGGGAATTTGTTGTCCTCCATTTTTCGCTGGAGACCGACGTTCCTCGGATTGTGGCGGTGGAAGCACACCGAGCTCCCGAGGACTAA
- a CDS encoding acyltransferase family protein: MNTSVPTNFAVARRIDIQLLRGVAVLGVMLAHFGALVPGGFLGVDVFFVISGFVITLSMWSLRDKHPSHRAFLAEFWKRRFFRLVPVLVVVLTATLIGAAVTLAPRGFADQVEMSVWSLFFAGNIGVEVVTRGDYFDPGVEENWLLHLWSLGVEEQFYLLFPLIFLAAIASPWARARAKRSTLVVSALLVTSFAFALLNDWDDQLGWGGIFTESTGLSAAFGYYSPLTRAWQFLFGVLAALFVPQSGTKKSQSISLGSLAVLLGSFALVPESNLLPGWPTVFPMVAVTGLLIFPLSKSLVQSPALRPLRWLGDRSYSAYLWHWPVWLFVTSRLGDGVISIGLSFAVTIGFSALSFRFIEQPFMKRHRGIQPVNAHSPQSAKESAGENPADGDPPSAVPSGGQSSSSKRAGTGALVALIALPLVVGGGTLGIYGVFQETGVLRSAPPVPQLEESRDCMKTSCDDTAIDVLLVGDSHAGSVGDALTEALEVEGVEMYGAVVARTFGCLHLPSTTVTSVHEECQELSQQVRSLVQEKTPRVVIIHGYTAGRFTTVNSGGDSEIQLIDQGSGIAVNESTAVDAYRSALQDTLDIFGASGAQIIVVSGVPDFAFRPEEVGRAGKPASQAELLFAPWFDFEFGDTVSKQDYLARHGEFIAVEQDLAQNRDFVHLIEPWEFLCEEQSCSQSTPGGDYLYSDQDHVSELGATQLARGIVDNMASTGLLDLARSAR; encoded by the coding sequence GTGAATACTTCCGTCCCCACCAACTTCGCCGTGGCGAGGCGCATCGATATTCAGCTGCTTCGGGGGGTGGCTGTCCTCGGGGTCATGCTGGCCCACTTCGGCGCGCTGGTTCCAGGGGGCTTCTTAGGCGTTGACGTGTTCTTCGTCATTTCCGGCTTCGTCATTACCCTCAGCATGTGGTCATTGCGCGATAAGCACCCGTCACACAGGGCTTTTTTGGCGGAGTTTTGGAAGCGCAGGTTCTTTCGCCTTGTTCCCGTCCTCGTTGTTGTCCTGACCGCTACCCTGATCGGCGCTGCGGTCACGTTAGCCCCGAGGGGTTTTGCCGACCAGGTGGAAATGTCGGTGTGGTCATTATTTTTTGCCGGAAACATTGGTGTGGAGGTCGTCACACGAGGTGACTATTTTGACCCGGGCGTTGAAGAAAACTGGCTCCTCCACCTCTGGTCTTTGGGGGTTGAGGAACAGTTTTATCTTCTTTTTCCCCTGATTTTTCTTGCGGCCATTGCCAGCCCTTGGGCCCGCGCGCGGGCTAAACGCTCCACCCTTGTGGTCTCAGCCCTCTTGGTCACGTCGTTCGCGTTTGCCCTCCTCAATGACTGGGACGATCAGCTGGGCTGGGGAGGCATCTTCACCGAATCCACTGGACTCTCCGCTGCTTTTGGGTATTACTCACCGCTCACTCGGGCATGGCAGTTCCTTTTCGGGGTTCTTGCCGCCCTGTTCGTTCCGCAAAGCGGCACTAAGAAGAGTCAGAGCATCTCGCTGGGAAGCCTCGCAGTACTTCTCGGATCTTTTGCGCTGGTCCCTGAGTCGAACTTACTGCCGGGCTGGCCGACAGTGTTTCCCATGGTGGCAGTCACCGGGCTATTAATTTTTCCGCTCAGCAAATCTCTCGTGCAGTCACCGGCACTTCGCCCACTGCGATGGTTGGGTGATCGCTCCTACAGTGCCTATCTGTGGCATTGGCCCGTGTGGTTGTTCGTGACCAGCCGGCTGGGCGACGGAGTGATTTCCATTGGCCTGTCGTTTGCCGTCACGATTGGCTTTTCCGCCCTGTCCTTTCGTTTCATCGAGCAGCCCTTCATGAAGCGACACCGGGGCATCCAACCCGTCAACGCTCACTCTCCCCAAAGTGCCAAAGAAAGCGCTGGAGAAAACCCTGCTGACGGCGATCCGCCATCAGCAGTGCCCTCAGGTGGGCAGTCATCTTCTTCGAAGAGGGCCGGCACTGGCGCTTTGGTGGCCCTAATCGCACTTCCCCTCGTCGTGGGAGGGGGAACTTTGGGTATTTACGGGGTGTTCCAAGAAACCGGCGTGCTGCGCTCAGCCCCTCCGGTGCCGCAGCTGGAGGAATCCAGGGACTGCATGAAGACCTCCTGTGATGACACAGCGATTGATGTGCTCTTGGTCGGTGATTCCCATGCGGGGAGTGTGGGTGATGCGCTTACCGAGGCACTTGAAGTGGAAGGGGTTGAAATGTACGGGGCTGTGGTGGCTCGTACTTTTGGATGCCTGCACTTGCCCAGCACTACGGTGACGAGCGTCCACGAAGAATGCCAGGAGCTTTCCCAACAGGTCAGAAGCTTGGTGCAGGAGAAGACCCCGCGGGTCGTCATCATCCACGGGTACACGGCCGGGCGATTTACGACCGTCAACTCTGGTGGTGATTCAGAAATCCAATTGATTGACCAGGGGTCTGGTATCGCCGTGAACGAGAGCACTGCTGTTGACGCTTACCGCAGCGCCCTTCAAGACACTCTCGACATTTTTGGTGCCTCGGGAGCGCAAATAATCGTCGTTTCTGGGGTTCCAGATTTTGCCTTCCGCCCAGAAGAGGTGGGTCGTGCGGGCAAGCCTGCTTCGCAGGCCGAACTGCTTTTTGCTCCGTGGTTTGATTTTGAATTCGGTGACACGGTCTCCAAACAGGACTACCTTGCCCGACACGGTGAGTTCATCGCCGTGGAACAAGATCTTGCGCAAAATCGCGATTTCGTTCATCTGATTGAACCGTGGGAATTTCTGTGCGAAGAACAATCGTGTTCGCAATCAACCCCGGGCGGCGATTACCTCTACTCCGATCAAGATCACGTGAGCGAGTTGGGAGCAACACAGCTCGCTCGGGGGATTGTCGACAACATGGCGAGCACCGGCTTGCTCGATCTGGCGCGAAGCGCCAGGTAG
- a CDS encoding glycosyltransferase family 10 domain-containing protein translates to MPEVNVPPKEVEPIRIRMMSQRGPFDEEALRRRMPGGALDHCDVIFDLVGDEPADVVFIQNYLRYDQKVTAREGYIWKWDNEPLVARPVAPGYDRVYTHLHLPRESVVHTAPPVLDWWVGKTFDELVQLKPPAKPRTLSAIASTKTDIPGHRARHAFIERVASEFPEIDLFGHGREHTLDDKWDGIAPYQYSIAIENTSKDDYWTEKIADCFLSYTVPLYFGATNIADYFPEGSFIWLPIDDPDRAIGVIRDTLAADNWSSHLEALTEARQRLLHRYSLYAQLSSRVRAEADQIRHAPLTERVVHGRRNKPGGWLRGKGLMGNIKARQERRRQRLLRRQHSS, encoded by the coding sequence GTGCCCGAGGTGAATGTGCCCCCCAAGGAAGTCGAACCTATTCGTATTCGGATGATGTCCCAACGTGGGCCTTTCGACGAAGAGGCTCTTCGACGCAGAATGCCGGGAGGCGCACTGGACCACTGCGATGTCATTTTTGACCTGGTAGGCGATGAACCCGCTGATGTGGTCTTCATTCAAAACTATTTGCGCTACGACCAAAAGGTCACTGCCCGCGAGGGCTACATCTGGAAGTGGGACAACGAACCACTCGTGGCTCGCCCTGTTGCTCCCGGGTATGACCGGGTGTACACACACCTTCACCTTCCGCGCGAAAGCGTTGTTCACACTGCGCCACCAGTTTTGGACTGGTGGGTGGGAAAAACCTTTGACGAACTAGTCCAACTGAAGCCACCCGCAAAACCTCGAACGTTATCGGCTATTGCCAGCACGAAAACCGACATTCCCGGTCACCGCGCTCGCCACGCGTTCATTGAACGCGTAGCGAGCGAATTTCCGGAAATTGACCTTTTTGGGCATGGCCGTGAGCACACTCTTGATGACAAATGGGACGGGATTGCTCCCTACCAATACTCGATTGCCATTGAGAACACGTCCAAGGATGACTATTGGACTGAGAAGATTGCGGATTGCTTCTTGAGCTACACGGTTCCGCTGTATTTCGGTGCCACAAACATTGCCGACTATTTCCCGGAAGGCAGTTTCATTTGGTTGCCAATCGATGACCCGGACCGGGCAATCGGCGTTATTCGAGACACGTTAGCTGCCGATAACTGGTCGTCCCACTTGGAGGCCCTCACTGAGGCACGCCAACGGCTGCTGCATCGTTATTCTCTCTACGCCCAACTGTCTTCGCGGGTGCGCGCCGAAGCCGATCAGATTAGGCACGCGCCGTTAACTGAGCGTGTGGTCCACGGCCGGCGCAATAAACCAGGCGGTTGGCTTCGCGGCAAAGGTCTCATGGGCAACATCAAGGCTCGCCAGGAGCGCCGCCGGCAACGTCTACTGAGACGCCAACACTCGTCCTAA
- a CDS encoding CPBP family intramembrane glutamic endopeptidase has protein sequence MPLPLKDRFTTPNRRPRWRWWVGTLVILAFWFVGGTILSLVVLPWTGVDLEGFFVEGDMFTSFPSWGFLLFALVSFIPLLLGVLVSYRLILGVKLRRLFASGVPFRMWRVGWGALVWIAIMAGPAIVAVVLSPEQFQTNFDWQAFLPYAVIALLLLPIQTTAEEVFFRGWLIQGLSQRYSNIWLLSLASGLLFALPHLANPEAAGALLPAMVGYGMVGFALAWVTVRDRSLEIAIGAHAANNLFAALVVGYEGGALPAEAPLVSSGEVDWAIDNLLSILLIPLFIVLSRWGYTKRQAPKALNASQ, from the coding sequence GTGCCCCTTCCTCTGAAAGACCGCTTTACGACACCGAATCGTCGACCCCGTTGGCGGTGGTGGGTGGGCACTCTGGTGATTCTTGCGTTTTGGTTCGTGGGCGGGACAATACTGAGCTTGGTGGTTCTGCCCTGGACGGGGGTGGACCTCGAGGGTTTCTTCGTTGAAGGTGACATGTTCACCTCATTTCCTTCCTGGGGTTTCTTACTTTTTGCGCTGGTGAGTTTTATCCCCCTCCTACTGGGTGTTCTGGTGTCCTATCGCCTCATTTTGGGCGTAAAGCTTCGTCGACTCTTTGCCTCTGGTGTTCCTTTCAGGATGTGGCGAGTGGGCTGGGGCGCACTGGTGTGGATTGCAATCATGGCGGGTCCGGCAATTGTTGCCGTTGTGCTCTCACCAGAGCAGTTCCAAACGAACTTTGATTGGCAGGCGTTCTTGCCCTACGCCGTCATCGCGTTGCTGTTGCTTCCGATACAAACCACCGCGGAAGAAGTGTTCTTCCGCGGTTGGCTTATTCAGGGCCTCAGTCAGCGCTACAGCAACATTTGGTTGCTGTCTCTCGCAAGCGGATTGCTTTTTGCCCTTCCGCACCTGGCGAATCCGGAAGCAGCGGGGGCGCTATTGCCGGCAATGGTGGGTTACGGGATGGTGGGGTTCGCTCTTGCCTGGGTAACCGTGCGGGATCGCTCCTTAGAAATCGCGATTGGTGCCCACGCGGCAAATAATCTTTTCGCGGCCCTAGTGGTGGGTTATGAAGGTGGAGCGCTTCCGGCAGAAGCACCCTTGGTCTCTAGTGGTGAAGTGGACTGGGCCATTGACAACTTGCTTTCGATTCTCCTGATCCCACTTTTTATTGTTCTGAGTCGTTGGGGTTACACAAAGCGGCAAGCGCCGAAGGCGCTCAACGCGTCGCAGTAG
- a CDS encoding DUF3048 C-terminal domain-containing protein, which produces MNRVALRRFVALSVVAALTLVGCARPDEPVEVEESAPAEEQVEEVIEPPRHPLTGEEVVEGSVTGPAVMAKIDHENRPYVNLHRADIVIQQLIPQNGTRFIAIFHSDVPDQIGYVRSFRPHDLYMASPFQGLLASSGMFALVVPFWEDTEAAGVRQYVWDYRTAEDRDLWSTVDKNYAMASSVLFAAADAQAANATLAPPQQYFEYVSDPAEASAAAGTPVSNFTTYFSESATNDYVTSVWEWNATTGFFEKNFINGDPVSVESGEQLAVTNLVAISVEHDDFVGQPTARMLNGGGSAWVATGGKVIEADWEGGALTEPITLTSGGEPVKLAPGKTWFMIFPGDASTARTAAWGGPGSVSYE; this is translated from the coding sequence ATGAACCGCGTCGCGCTGCGTCGTTTTGTCGCTCTGAGTGTTGTTGCTGCTTTGACCCTGGTGGGTTGTGCGCGGCCAGACGAGCCGGTAGAGGTCGAGGAGTCAGCTCCCGCTGAAGAACAAGTCGAGGAAGTTATTGAACCACCCCGGCATCCCCTAACCGGCGAAGAAGTGGTGGAAGGCTCCGTCACTGGGCCGGCCGTCATGGCGAAAATCGATCACGAGAACCGCCCCTACGTGAACTTGCACCGCGCGGACATCGTCATTCAGCAGCTCATTCCGCAAAACGGCACGCGCTTCATCGCCATTTTCCACTCTGACGTTCCTGACCAAATTGGTTACGTCCGCTCATTTAGGCCACACGACCTCTACATGGCCTCGCCCTTCCAAGGCCTGTTGGCCTCCTCGGGAATGTTTGCCCTCGTCGTGCCCTTCTGGGAAGACACGGAAGCAGCCGGTGTCAGACAGTATGTCTGGGATTACCGCACCGCCGAGGACCGTGACCTGTGGTCGACGGTGGATAAGAACTATGCGATGGCCTCCAGCGTGCTCTTTGCGGCTGCAGATGCTCAGGCAGCAAACGCCACACTGGCACCGCCCCAGCAGTACTTCGAATATGTCTCGGACCCGGCGGAAGCCTCCGCTGCGGCGGGAACACCGGTGTCAAACTTCACGACCTACTTCAGCGAGTCGGCCACTAACGACTACGTGACTTCGGTGTGGGAATGGAATGCCACAACTGGGTTTTTTGAAAAGAACTTCATCAACGGAGACCCTGTCTCGGTCGAATCCGGTGAACAGCTAGCAGTGACCAACCTGGTCGCCATCAGCGTCGAACACGATGACTTTGTGGGTCAGCCTACAGCTCGGATGCTCAACGGCGGTGGATCAGCGTGGGTGGCAACGGGTGGAAAAGTCATCGAAGCAGACTGGGAAGGTGGCGCGCTCACCGAACCCATCACACTCACTTCCGGGGGCGAACCAGTGAAGCTTGCGCCGGGTAAAACCTGGTTCATGATTTTCCCCGGCGATGCCTCCACTGCTCGCACCGCAGCGTGGGGTGGCCCGGGAAGCGTGTCCTACGAATAG